TAGTAAATTCAATAAAAAAATTGGACCAGATCCCGCTTCAATAAATGCCGCAACGGTTTGCGGCATTGCATCAAATAATGCAAGCGGAATGACGAGTGGTATAAAAAATAATGCATACAATACAGTTTCAGAAATGCGTATTGTTTTTCCAAACGGAAAAATTCTTGATACTTCAAACGCCGATCAGAAATTAAAATTTATAGAAGAAAATAGAAAATTAATTGTTGAATTATTAAATCTTTCAATAGAATTAAATCAAAATGAAATTTGTAGAAATAAGATTAAAAAGAAATATCAGATTAAAAAACACTATGGGATATAGCGTAAACTCACTTATTGATTTTAAAGATCCCATAGAAATAATTAAACATTTAATGATTGGTTCAGAAGGCACGTTAGGATTTATTTCAGAAATTACTTTAAATACTGTGAATTCTTTTCCCTATAAAGGAACTTCACTAATAATTTTTCCAAATGTGAAAAAAGCTTGCTCAACAATTCCAATTCTTAATGAACTCCCAATTGATGCCGCAGAATTAATGGATAGAGCAGCTTTAAAATCTGTTGAAGATAAAAATGGAATGCCCGTTTACTTAAAAAATCTTTCGCAAGAATCTGCTGCACTTTTAATTGAAACTTCAGCTCCCGATGAAATTGTTTTAGATTTTAATATCAATAGAATAAAAAATGCGTTGAGTTTAGTAAAAACTGTAAGACCAGTTGAATTTACAAAGGATAAAAATGAATATTTGAAATTATGGAATGTAAGAAAGGGATTGTTCCCATCGGTAAGTAAATCAAGAAAAGAAGGAACAACCGTTATAATTGAGGATCTAAATTTTAATACAAAAGATTTAGCAAATGCCGTTGAAGATCTTAAATCAATTTTGCAAAATATAATTATTCGGAAAATATTATTTGGGGACATGCGCTTTCGGGAAATATACATTTTGTTTTTGCGCAAGATTTTAACGATGAAAAGAAGTCGATCGATATAAAAAATTTATGAATGAAGTTGTTGAATTAGTTATAAATAAATATGATGGCTCGCTTAAGGCAGAACACGGAACCGGAAGAAATATGGCTCCGTTTGTAAAATATGAATGGGGAATGAGATTTATGAAATTATGATCAGAATCAAAAAATTATTTGACCCGAATGGAATTTTAAATCCAGGAGTATTAATAAATAATGATGAGTCAATTCATATAAAAAATTTAAAACCAACACCAATTGTAAATGAATTAATTGATAAATGTATTGATTGCGGATTTTGCGAAAATAATTGTCCTTCAAAAAATTTAACATTAACACCTCGACAAAGAATTACAGTTTGGCGAGAAATTAATAAAATGAAATCTGAAAGTATGAATATTGATTTAATCACAAAACTTGAAAATTCATACCAATATTATGGAGAACAGACTTGTGCAACTGATGGTTTATGCGAATTAAGTTGTCCGGTAAATATTGATACTGGAAAATTAATAAAGCAAATTAGAAGTTCATTGCACACAAAAAGTGAAAAATCTTTTGCGTTATTTATTTCAAAACATTTTTCAGCAATAGTAAGTTTTATAAAATTTGGATTAAACTTCGTAATAATTCTTCAGCAAATTTTTGGGGATAAATTTTTAAAAAGTTCATCAAATTTAACTAGAAGAATATTTAAAAATAAAACTCCAATGTGGAATGAAGCTTTGACGAAAGGAGCAAAATTTAATATTCAAAAACAAACAATTCAGCAATCAGAAAAACTGTAATTTATTTTCCAAGCTGTATAAGCCGCACTTTTGGAAATCAAAAAAATCAAAGTATAATGAAGAATTAAATTCAGCTATGGAAAATTTATTAAGGAAAGCTGATTATCATATTATTTATCCAGATAATTTAAATTCGCTTTGCTGTGGTATGCCTTTTTCGAGTAAAGGATTTTTTGATGCAGCCGAACAAAAAAGTAAGCAACTGATTTCAAGTTTAACTAAAGCAAGCAACAATGGACAAATAAAAATTATTTTTGATACGAGTCCATGTGTTAAAACTATTAAAGATGATTTACAAAAACTGAACAATCCACAATTGAAAATATATGATTCAATTGAATTCATTCATGATTTTCTATTAGATGAATTAGATTTTAATACAATTGAAGATTCTATAACAATTCATACAACGTGCAGTGCCGAGAAAATGGATTTGAAAAACAAACTTATTACTATTGCAAAAAAATGTTGTAATAATGTTTTCATTCCGGAAGAAATTTATTGCTGCGGTTTTGCCGGTGATAGAGGATTTATACATCCTGAACTCAATGAATCAGCATTAGAAAATTTAAGTGAATTTGTAACCGATCATAATTGTAAAAATGGTTACTCAACAAGCAAAACTTGCGAAATTGGTTTAACAAAACACAGTGGAATTAATTATCAATCAATTATTTATTTAGTTGATGAATGCAGTAAGGCAAAGAATTGAGTATTTAAGTAGATTCTTGAACTTCAATTTTTTATTTGTTTCCTCAAAAAATATTTTTTCCGAATTTAGCAAATCTTGTAAAGTAAGATTATTCATAACTTGATCAATTGATTTTGAATCAACTGCCAGAATGATCTAATTGAACAATCAGTTGAATGAGTGCAAGTAATTGATTCGGAATTATGTAATTGGCAATATGATGATTCAAAAAATTTACCGCCTAAAATACCCATCACATCGCCAATTAATATGTCTTTTGGATGCTTTGTTAAAGAATAGCCCCCAATTCTTCCTCTTTCGCTTTCTAAATATCCGTTCAATCTAAGAAGTCTTAATGTTTTGGCCACA
The nucleotide sequence above comes from Ignavibacteriota bacterium. Encoded proteins:
- a CDS encoding (Fe-S)-binding protein, which produces MENLLRKADYHIIYPDNLNSLCCGMPFSSKGFFDAAEQKSKQLISSLTKASNNGQIKIIFDTSPCVKTIKDDLQKLNNPQLKIYDSIEFIHDFLLDELDFNTIEDSITIHTTCSAEKMDLKNKLITIAKKCCNNVFIPEEIYCCGFAGDRGFIHPELNESALENLSEFVTDHNCKNGYSTSKTCEIGLTKHSGINYQSIIYLVDECSKAKN
- a CDS encoding FAD-binding oxidoreductase, with translation MKFVEIRLKRNIRLKNTMGYSVNSLIDFKDPIEIIKHLMIGSEGTLGFISEITLNTVNSFPYKGTSLIIFPNVKKACSTIPILNELPIDAAELMDRAALKSVEDKNGMPVYLKNLSQESAALLIETSAPDEIVLDFNINRIKNALSLVKTVRPVEFTKDKNEYLKLWNVRKGLFPSVSKSRKEGTTVIIEDLNFNTKDLANAVEDLKSILQNIIIRKILFGDMRFREIYILFLRKILTMKRSRSI
- a CDS encoding 4Fe-4S dicluster domain-containing protein; this encodes MIRIKKLFDPNGILNPGVLINNDESIHIKNLKPTPIVNELIDKCIDCGFCENNCPSKNLTLTPRQRITVWREINKMKSESMNIDLITKLENSYQYYGEQTCATDGLCELSCPVNIDTGKLIKQIRSSLHTKSEKSFALFISKHFSAIVSFIKFGLNFVIILQQIFGDKFLKSSSNLTRRIFKNKTPMWNEALTKGAKFNIQKQTIQQSEKL